A stretch of the Panicum virgatum strain AP13 chromosome 9N, P.virgatum_v5, whole genome shotgun sequence genome encodes the following:
- the LOC120687392 gene encoding probable glucan endo-1,3-beta-glucosidase A6, producing MSPLHLLLLVLATTTATTPTAHFLGVNYGALGDNLPPPHRGIELARSAGAAAVRFYDANATLLAAAAASGLVFVPSVPNELIPSLAASRRAADAWVAAALLPFRRSPGLRYLFVGNEVLSDPTTRSRWPQLVPAMANVERALRRHGLGRVKVSTTFSTHDLDHQNVFPPSAAVFRPDIADAVMRPLLSFLERTESYLFFDAYTYFTWSANHSIVPLPYALLEPSPGFAYHDPGTGLSYANLLDQMLDAVVAAACRIGHCGVRLALAETGWPTAGDLDQFGANVRNAATYNRNLARHLASGAGTPRRPGMRMPAMVFALFNENLKWGPGTERHWGLFYPNGTAVYEVDLTGRRPLASYPPLPPALNDRPYPGRLWCVVRTDRGPANETAVREQVAAACADKAGLCDPVRPGGACYLPNTATAHASYVFSAHWNSFSEDYGGCYFGGLAVETTVDPSHASCKIPSILLK from the exons ATGTCgccgctccacctcctcctcctggtgctcgccaccaccaccgcgacAACACCGACCGCGCACTTCCTGGGCGTCAACTACGGCGCGCTGGGCGACAACCTCCCGCCCCCGCACCGGGGGATCGAGCTCGCCCGCTCGgcgggggccgccgccgtccgcttcTACGACGCCAACGCCACCCtcctggccgcggccgccgcctcgggccTCGTCTTCGTGCCGAGCGTCCCCAACGAGCTCATCCCGTCCCTCGCCGCCTCCCGGCGCGCCGCGGACGCCTgggtcgccgccgcgctgctcccgTTCCGCCGCAGCCCGGGCCTCCGCTACCTCTTCGTCGGCAACGAGGTCCTCTCCGACCCCACCACCAGGTCCCGCTGGCCCCAGCTCGTCCCCGCCATGGCCAACGTCGAGCGCGCGCTGCGCCGCCACGGCCTCGGCCGCGTCAAGGTCAGCACCACCTTCAGCACGCACGACCTCGACCACCAGAACGTCttcccgccgtccgccgccgtgtTCCGGCCGGACATCGCCGACGCCGTCATGCGCCCGCTGCTCTCCTTCCTGGAGCGCACCGAGTCGTACCTCTTCTTCGACGCCTACACCTACTTCACCTGGTCGGCGAACCACTCCATCGTGCCGCTCCCCTACGCGCTGCTCGAGCCGTCGCCGGGGTTCGCGTACCACGACCCGGGCACGGGGCTCTCGTACGCCAACCTCCTCGACCAGATGCTCGACGCGGTGgtcgccgccgcgtgccgcaTCGGCCACTGCGGCGTGAGGCTGGCCCTGGCCGAGACCGGGTGGCCGACGGCCGGCGACCTGGACCAGTTCGGCGCCAACGTGCGGAACGCGGCCACGTACAACCGCAACCTGGCGCGCCACCTGGCGTCCGGCGCCGGCACGCCGCGGCGCCCCGGGATGCGCATGCCGGCGATGGTGTTCGCGCTCTTCAACGAGAACCTCAAGTGGGGCCCCGGCACGGAGCGGCACTGGGGCCTCTTCTACCCCAACGGCACCGCGGTGTACGAGGTGGACCTCACGGGGCGCCGCCCGCTGGCGTCgtacccgccgctgccgccggcgctgaACGACCGGCCGTACCCGGGGCGCCTGTGGTGCGTGGTGAGGACGGACAGGGGCCCGGCGAACgagacggcggtgagggagcaagtggcggcggcgtgcgctgaCAAGGCCGGGCTGTGCGACCCCGTGCGGCCGGGCGGAGCTTGCTACCTGCCCAACACGGCGACCGCGCACGCGAGCTACGTCTTCAGCGCGCACTGGAACAGCTTCAGCGAGGACTACGGCGGCTGCTACTTCGGCGGGCTCGCCGTCGAGACCACCGTCGATCCCA gcCATGCATCATGCAAAATTCCAAGCATTTTGCTCAAATGA
- the LOC120687445 gene encoding DNA-directed RNA polymerases II and V subunit 8A-like yields MPEHLFQDSFKVIGLDPDGKKFDKVSRVVAESEDSSIYMQLDVAIEVYPMCKGEKFKMVLASTLNLDGTPDTGYFTQAARETLADQFDYVMHGKLYRISDYTPAPPPPPKKDEEDTSMEDADDDSSKKDEDTSAKNDEDTPKQDPKVEIFGSFGGLLMVLRGEPSIAGSFELDQRIFLLIRKLKV; encoded by the exons ATGCCTGAGCATCTCTTCCAGGACTCCTTCAAAGTCATCGGGCTCGATCCTGATGGTAAAAAGTTCGACAAAG TCTCTCGCGTGGTAGCTGAGAGCGAGGATTCTAGTATATACATGCAGTTAGATGTTGCCATAGAGGTTTATCCAATGTGCAAAGGCGAGAAATTTAAAATGGTCCTAGCTAGTACTCTGAATTTGGATGGCACTCCAGATACTGGCTACTTCACACAG GCTGCCCGAGAAACACTGGCTGACCAGTTTGACTATGTCATGCACGGGAAGCTTTACAGAATCTCAGATTACACACcagccccacccccaccccccaaaAAAGATGAAGAAGACACCTCCATGGAAGATGCAGACGACGACTCCTCCAAAAAAGATGAAGACACCTCCGCCAAAAATGATGAAGACACCCCCAAACAAGATCCTAAAGT GGAGATTTTTGGATCATTTGGTGGTCTCCTGATGGTGCTCAGGGGTGAGCCTTCCATTGCTGGAAGCTTTGAGCTGGACCAGAGGATTTTCCTACTTATACGCAAGCTTAAGGTGTAG